The Paenibacillus sp. YPG26 genome includes a window with the following:
- a CDS encoding S8 family serine peptidase, with protein sequence MKSISRQQWLVGVLSVSLILAAASPGAAFAASPADAQAASKLKVQSRLNPDLNVLRSGEPAPSAVPFLKSSPPSSTPRSFVPESDSSSLTTVIIQLQNEPIKVFEKQAGGSLADHTSKVRVEHTNFKSAAQALRGLTLKREYTKAFNGYSAQLPANQIAGLLKLPGVKAVYPNLTYHALPIEPKGEVGPQQDNGVPHIGAPKWWDAGYKGKGVKVAVIDTGVDYNHPSLKGAYKGGFDFVDNDKDPFETKPDPSKPPVDGKPYETSHGTHVSGTIVGRGNPADAQGKEGWARGVAPEADLYVYRVLGPHGNGTTENVIAGIEEAVADGVDVINLSLGSDFNNQYTADTVAVDNAVKAGVEVAVSAGNDGPGDETIGSPGGSQLAISVGASTPPGDTPVFTSAELGDLYAYLSTYSPELKDTKDGWAVADAGLGKPEDFAKVDVTGRIALVSRGEISFHDKAVNAKAAGAAGVIIYNNAPGEIQATLGSEGDYVPTYTITREDGLQLKEKAAASDYRIHIGSVHEQDLLADFSSRGPALPDYSIKPDITAPGVAITSSVPSWTGDYSSAYESQQGTSMASPHVAGAAALLIERSKAERKENHLNPEQIKALLTNNAVEIHDRSGTPYPVHLQGAGRIDLGNVLTAEAIASVTEKLPIQLQGSSSSEYQAGSLSFGLQKAGATVTKEITLNNIADTAQTYDVKVIWSAEGKKSPSLVSTSQQVTLQPGQKQTAFTVKLTVPKGASEGTFEGQVLLVKQGDGHTLRLPASVYVGEGFSKGEIENIAISNDIFSPNKDYLADTTDISFNVNYPVKDFDLVVSSDTEGDQGTLYNGLSHAPVHNPDTYTITDWDATVSNQGQDKLLKDGLYWLTPVIHDTKSRLDSERAPFVVDREAPKAEIDQSGLVIKEGDGTKGTISGRILKDTLLEVLPDIQYSDVIGVAVLTTDANGVYTQADGVIDDKGHFSVEVPVYPEVDNSYEVYVYDAASNGLLTPLAVLKKGQEQQAKIYADPQTQEAKAGAEFQVGVKFATSVKADSTSFSLRYPTNLKLNAVKLDPAVIPNLQDVIITQDIVDAPNGDKQLNYSVTLKNGTFTGSGQLANVSFQSAVAGNYALTLTSAGVKAGSVQVPVTGLNTVQVVIKAGGTDPGTPEPGVFTLDSEDYSLLVGEQFETVAWFTDQKGKVINVSSEAVYTSKNPKVVTVDKDGILTGVSKGVTEITATYKGHTVKAAVLVVVPYVKPDGTIVVPSVDSAR encoded by the coding sequence TTGAAGTCTATTTCACGTCAGCAATGGCTGGTCGGAGTTCTTAGTGTATCTCTCATTTTAGCCGCAGCTTCCCCAGGAGCCGCATTCGCCGCTTCTCCAGCAGATGCACAGGCTGCATCGAAGCTAAAGGTCCAGTCAAGATTGAATCCAGATCTTAATGTTCTCCGCAGCGGGGAGCCAGCCCCTAGTGCAGTACCTTTCCTGAAATCCTCTCCCCCCTCAAGCACACCGCGCAGCTTCGTACCAGAGAGTGACAGCAGTAGCCTGACCACCGTGATCATCCAGCTGCAGAACGAGCCTATTAAAGTGTTCGAGAAGCAGGCTGGCGGGAGTCTTGCAGATCATACAAGTAAAGTCCGTGTTGAGCACACAAACTTTAAGTCAGCCGCCCAAGCGCTCCGCGGTCTGACATTGAAGAGGGAATATACCAAAGCCTTCAACGGGTACTCCGCCCAGCTTCCCGCCAATCAGATTGCCGGCCTGCTCAAGCTGCCAGGCGTGAAGGCTGTATACCCTAACTTGACCTATCACGCGCTGCCAATTGAACCCAAGGGTGAGGTCGGTCCGCAGCAGGACAACGGAGTCCCTCACATTGGAGCACCCAAATGGTGGGATGCAGGCTACAAGGGCAAAGGTGTAAAGGTAGCAGTCATTGATACAGGTGTAGACTATAACCACCCAAGCCTCAAGGGGGCCTACAAGGGCGGATTTGATTTCGTCGATAACGATAAGGACCCGTTCGAGACAAAGCCTGATCCTTCCAAACCTCCTGTTGACGGCAAGCCTTACGAGACCTCGCATGGCACACATGTATCCGGAACGATTGTGGGACGCGGCAATCCAGCTGATGCCCAGGGCAAGGAAGGCTGGGCCCGTGGGGTTGCGCCTGAAGCCGATCTATATGTGTACAGGGTTCTTGGCCCGCATGGCAACGGAACAACCGAGAATGTTATTGCCGGTATTGAGGAAGCTGTTGCCGATGGCGTGGATGTGATCAACCTGTCTCTGGGATCCGACTTTAACAATCAATACACCGCAGACACTGTAGCCGTTGACAATGCGGTGAAGGCTGGAGTTGAAGTGGCGGTGTCTGCCGGCAATGATGGCCCGGGAGATGAGACAATAGGCAGTCCGGGCGGTTCCCAGCTCGCGATCTCCGTGGGAGCATCCACTCCTCCGGGTGATACACCCGTGTTCACATCGGCAGAGCTCGGTGATTTATATGCTTACTTAAGCACCTATTCACCAGAGCTTAAGGATACAAAGGATGGATGGGCAGTAGCTGACGCGGGTCTTGGCAAGCCGGAAGACTTCGCCAAGGTGGATGTGACAGGCAGAATCGCCCTTGTCTCCCGCGGAGAGATATCATTCCATGACAAAGCTGTAAATGCCAAAGCTGCAGGGGCCGCAGGGGTTATCATTTACAATAATGCACCAGGCGAAATTCAAGCCACCCTTGGCAGTGAGGGCGATTATGTACCGACGTATACCATCACCAGGGAAGATGGACTTCAGCTGAAGGAGAAGGCTGCCGCATCCGATTACAGAATTCATATCGGCTCGGTGCACGAGCAGGATCTGCTGGCGGACTTCAGCTCCCGCGGTCCCGCTCTTCCCGACTATTCCATCAAGCCGGATATCACAGCACCCGGGGTTGCGATTACCTCTTCCGTACCATCCTGGACTGGTGATTACAGCAGCGCTTATGAATCCCAGCAAGGGACAAGCATGGCGTCTCCTCATGTTGCCGGGGCAGCGGCACTTCTCATTGAACGTTCCAAGGCAGAACGCAAAGAGAATCATCTGAACCCGGAGCAGATCAAAGCTCTGCTTACCAATAATGCGGTTGAAATTCATGACCGGTCAGGCACACCTTACCCGGTTCATCTTCAAGGCGCGGGCCGGATTGATCTTGGCAATGTCCTGACGGCGGAAGCAATTGCTTCGGTTACAGAGAAGCTCCCTATCCAGCTTCAGGGATCAAGCAGCAGCGAGTATCAGGCGGGCAGCCTCTCATTTGGCCTGCAGAAAGCCGGTGCAACGGTAACGAAGGAGATTACGCTGAACAACATTGCGGATACCGCGCAGACTTATGATGTCAAGGTGATCTGGAGCGCGGAAGGCAAGAAGTCCCCTTCTCTCGTCTCCACGAGTCAGCAGGTTACTCTGCAGCCCGGACAGAAGCAGACTGCCTTTACTGTGAAGCTCACCGTACCTAAGGGAGCATCCGAAGGCACATTTGAGGGACAGGTTCTACTGGTCAAGCAAGGGGATGGACACACACTCCGTTTGCCGGCAAGCGTATATGTTGGGGAAGGCTTTAGCAAGGGTGAGATTGAGAATATAGCGATCTCTAATGATATTTTCTCCCCGAACAAAGATTATCTGGCGGATACGACTGACATTTCGTTCAATGTTAACTATCCAGTCAAGGATTTCGATCTGGTAGTGAGCAGTGATACCGAAGGAGATCAGGGAACGCTGTACAACGGACTTAGCCATGCTCCTGTCCATAACCCGGACACTTACACCATTACGGACTGGGATGCTACCGTATCCAATCAAGGTCAAGATAAGTTGTTAAAAGATGGACTGTACTGGCTGACTCCAGTCATCCATGATACGAAGTCACGTCTTGACTCAGAGCGGGCGCCATTCGTGGTTGACCGCGAAGCCCCAAAAGCCGAGATCGATCAGTCTGGGCTTGTCATCAAAGAGGGAGACGGAACAAAAGGGACGATATCCGGGCGGATTCTGAAGGATACTCTCCTCGAAGTGCTTCCAGATATTCAATATTCCGATGTAATCGGGGTTGCTGTATTGACTACAGACGCTAACGGGGTCTATACACAGGCCGATGGGGTAATTGACGACAAGGGGCATTTCTCTGTAGAGGTACCTGTCTATCCGGAAGTGGACAACAGTTATGAGGTCTATGTATATGATGCGGCCTCTAATGGTCTGCTCACTCCGCTTGCCGTCCTGAAGAAAGGTCAGGAGCAGCAGGCCAAGATCTATGCCGATCCTCAGACCCAGGAAGCCAAGGCTGGCGCAGAATTCCAGGTTGGAGTCAAATTCGCCACATCCGTCAAGGCCGACTCCACATCCTTCAGCCTGCGTTATCCAACGAACCTGAAGCTGAATGCCGTGAAGCTGGACCCTGCGGTTATTCCAAATCTCCAGGATGTGATTATTACACAGGACATCGTCGATGCGCCTAATGGGGACAAGCAGCTGAACTATTCCGTAACCTTGAAGAACGGCACCTTCACAGGATCAGGCCAGCTTGCCAATGTGAGCTTCCAGTCCGCTGTTGCGGGCAATTATGCACTTACACTCACATCCGCGGGTGTCAAAGCGGGCTCTGTACAAGTACCTGTAACCGGACTCAATACCGTACAGGTTGTAATCAAAGCTGGAGGAACAGATCCCGGAACGCCTGAACCTGGCGTGTTCACGCTGGATTCTGAAGATTATTCCCTGCTCGTAGGGGAACAGTTCGAGACCGTGGCTTGGTTCACCGATCAGAAGGGAAAAGTTATAAATGTCTCTTCCGAAGCCGTCTACACCTCCAAGAATCCTAAGGTGGTAACGGTGGATAAGGACGGTATCCTTACTGGTGTCAGCAAGGGGGTTACCGAAATTACGGCCACCTATAAGGGGCATACGGTTAAAGCCGCGGTGCTGGTCGTTGTACCTTATGTGAAGCCGGACGGTACCATTGTGGTCCCTTCTGTGGATAGTGCCCGTTAA